A single Agrococcus sp. ARC_14 DNA region contains:
- a CDS encoding Pls/PosA family non-ribosomal peptide synthetase: MSETTAGVLASGHLAPSPRTLLDVLRESVLSNPDGSALEDAQGALSYRELMAAVIRTAARLSLEGVGRGDRVGVRMPSGTRALYIAILGIMAAGAAYVPVDADDPEERAQLVFGEAGVAGVITGSGQYTAADRSGSAVDTARPATTVTATALFEGDPAHPSTAGLPIPTLPTPDDDAWIIFTSGSTGTPKGVAVSHRSAAAFVDAESRIFLQEEPIGPGDRVLAGLSVAFDASCEEMWLAWGHGACLVPAPRSLVRSGMDLGPWLTLRGITIVSTVPTLASLWPASSLENVRLLIFGGEACPQELVDRLATEGREVWNTYGPTEATVVACAAQLSPGEPVRIGLPLDGWDLAVVDEAGQPVAEGGTGELIIGGVGLAHYLDPAKDAEKYAPLPSLGWQRAYRSGDMVRFDRDGLFFAGRADDQVKVGGRRIELGEIEAALSALPGVSAAAVAVQQTDAGNQVLVGYLGCDVETFDRQAANERLREALPAAIVPVLALLPELPVRVSGKVDKRALPWPLEESAFEASGSAPGLAALAADWQAVLGLPATGEDDDFFALGGGSLAAAQLVTRIRQRDPEFTVADIYAYPRLGAMAAELAARVSTGAQEPASTHEIARTPKDTQWIQTLLGVPLFILSGTRWLLAALTISTLLQAWTGFEALPTANPWLLVVGLAIFATPFGRMGIAVVAARLLLRGLQAGDYPRGGSVHLRLWLAEQIAQQAGAVSLAGAPWVTLYARALGARIGRDADLHSVPPVTGMLRIGNGASIEPEVDLTGYWIDGDLVRIGAIRIGARSSVGARSTLAPGTRIGKDAVVEPGSAVFGRVRSGERWSGSPARRVGSAKSWWPAERPPHTKGWAWAYGLSAIGLSLIPLLAFLAGGVVLALGIRGADGLGEVALLALAWLVPAALVAGLVLAGLIVLVVRLLAIGLTAGVFPVHSANGWKVWATERLLDAARTILFPLYASLFTPVWLRMLGARIGRDAEISTVLLIPTMTTVHSGAFLADDTLVASYELGGGWVRIAHAEIGERAFLGNSGMASAGNRIPNDALVAVLSAAPRKSKKGSSWLGSPPVRLRRTPVETDIARTYEPPLRLRVARTLWELCRIVPVFVTIAIGIGVMLTLLWVADAWGGLAAVLLSGVVMLAAGAVAAGVSTAAKWALVGRIPAAETPLWSSFVWRSEVADTFVEMVAAPWFAQSAAGTPALVWWLRSLGATIGHGVWCESYWLPEADLVTLGDASTVNRGCVVQTHLFHDRIMSIDAVTLDHGATLGPHSVILPAARIGEHATVGPASLVMRGELVPDRSRWSGNPIGPWREVKVADYHAVST, encoded by the coding sequence ATGAGCGAGACGACAGCAGGAGTCCTGGCGAGCGGACACCTGGCACCGTCGCCCCGCACCCTGCTCGACGTGCTGCGCGAGAGCGTGCTCTCGAACCCCGACGGCTCCGCGCTCGAGGATGCGCAGGGCGCGCTCTCCTATCGCGAGCTCATGGCGGCCGTCATCCGCACCGCTGCCCGCCTCTCCCTCGAGGGCGTCGGCCGCGGCGATCGGGTCGGGGTGCGAATGCCCTCCGGCACGCGAGCGCTGTACATCGCGATCCTGGGCATCATGGCCGCGGGCGCCGCCTACGTGCCCGTCGACGCCGACGACCCGGAGGAGCGCGCGCAGCTCGTCTTCGGCGAGGCCGGCGTCGCCGGAGTCATCACCGGCAGCGGGCAGTACACGGCCGCGGACCGGTCTGGCAGCGCCGTCGACACCGCCCGCCCAGCCACGACCGTCACCGCGACTGCGCTCTTCGAAGGCGACCCCGCGCATCCGAGCACGGCAGGGCTGCCGATCCCGACGCTGCCGACACCCGACGACGACGCGTGGATCATCTTCACCTCCGGCTCGACGGGCACGCCGAAGGGCGTCGCCGTCAGCCACCGCTCGGCTGCCGCCTTCGTCGACGCCGAGTCGCGCATCTTCCTGCAGGAGGAGCCGATCGGGCCCGGCGATCGCGTGCTGGCGGGGCTCTCCGTCGCGTTCGACGCCAGCTGCGAGGAGATGTGGCTCGCGTGGGGCCACGGCGCCTGCCTCGTGCCGGCGCCCCGCTCGCTCGTGCGCAGCGGCATGGACCTGGGCCCGTGGCTCACGCTGCGCGGCATCACGATCGTCTCGACCGTGCCGACGCTCGCGTCGCTGTGGCCCGCATCGTCGCTCGAGAACGTGCGGCTGCTCATCTTCGGCGGCGAGGCCTGCCCGCAAGAGCTGGTCGACCGGCTGGCGACCGAGGGCCGCGAGGTCTGGAACACCTACGGGCCGACCGAGGCGACCGTCGTCGCCTGCGCGGCGCAGCTCTCCCCCGGCGAGCCCGTGCGCATCGGCCTGCCGCTCGACGGGTGGGATCTCGCGGTCGTCGACGAGGCCGGGCAGCCGGTCGCCGAGGGCGGCACCGGCGAGCTCATCATCGGCGGCGTCGGCCTCGCGCACTACCTCGACCCCGCGAAGGATGCGGAGAAGTACGCGCCGCTCCCCTCGCTCGGGTGGCAGCGCGCCTATCGATCCGGCGACATGGTGCGCTTCGACCGCGACGGGCTCTTCTTCGCCGGCCGCGCCGACGACCAGGTGAAGGTCGGCGGCCGCCGCATCGAGCTCGGCGAGATCGAGGCGGCGCTCAGCGCGCTGCCCGGCGTGAGCGCCGCAGCCGTGGCGGTGCAGCAGACGGATGCGGGCAACCAGGTGCTGGTGGGCTACCTCGGCTGCGACGTGGAGACCTTCGACCGCCAAGCGGCCAACGAGCGGCTGCGCGAGGCGCTGCCGGCGGCGATCGTGCCGGTGCTCGCCCTGCTGCCGGAGCTGCCCGTGCGGGTCTCCGGCAAGGTCGACAAGCGAGCGCTCCCCTGGCCGCTCGAGGAGAGCGCCTTCGAGGCGTCCGGCAGCGCGCCGGGGCTCGCGGCGCTCGCCGCCGACTGGCAAGCGGTGCTCGGCCTGCCGGCGACCGGCGAGGACGACGACTTCTTCGCGCTCGGCGGCGGCTCCCTCGCGGCTGCGCAGCTCGTCACCCGCATCCGGCAGCGCGACCCCGAGTTCACGGTCGCCGACATCTACGCCTACCCGCGCCTGGGCGCGATGGCGGCAGAGCTCGCCGCACGCGTCTCCACCGGCGCGCAGGAGCCCGCCTCGACGCACGAGATCGCGCGCACGCCCAAGGACACCCAGTGGATCCAGACGCTGCTGGGCGTGCCGCTGTTCATCCTCAGCGGCACGCGCTGGCTGCTGGCCGCCCTCACGATCTCGACGCTGCTGCAGGCGTGGACGGGCTTCGAGGCACTGCCGACGGCGAACCCGTGGCTGCTGGTCGTCGGGCTGGCGATCTTCGCGACCCCCTTCGGGCGCATGGGCATCGCGGTGGTGGCGGCCAGGCTGCTGCTGCGCGGCCTGCAGGCCGGCGACTACCCGCGCGGCGGCAGCGTGCACCTGCGACTGTGGCTCGCCGAGCAGATCGCGCAGCAGGCGGGCGCCGTGAGCCTCGCCGGCGCACCGTGGGTGACGCTGTACGCGCGGGCCCTCGGCGCCAGGATCGGCAGAGATGCAGACCTGCATTCGGTGCCGCCCGTCACGGGCATGCTGCGCATCGGCAACGGCGCATCCATCGAGCCGGAGGTCGACCTCACCGGCTACTGGATCGACGGCGACCTCGTGCGCATCGGCGCGATCCGCATCGGCGCGCGCAGCTCGGTGGGCGCGCGCTCGACCCTCGCCCCCGGCACCCGCATCGGCAAGGACGCTGTCGTCGAGCCCGGCTCCGCCGTCTTCGGCCGCGTGCGATCCGGCGAGCGCTGGTCTGGCTCCCCCGCCCGCCGCGTCGGCTCGGCGAAGTCGTGGTGGCCGGCGGAGCGCCCGCCGCACACGAAGGGCTGGGCGTGGGCCTATGGCCTCTCGGCGATCGGCCTCTCGCTCATCCCGCTGCTGGCATTCCTCGCCGGCGGCGTCGTGCTCGCGCTCGGCATCCGCGGTGCCGACGGCCTCGGCGAGGTCGCGCTGCTCGCGCTCGCCTGGCTGGTGCCCGCAGCGCTCGTCGCCGGGCTCGTGCTCGCCGGACTCATCGTGCTGGTGGTGCGGCTGCTCGCGATCGGCCTCACGGCCGGCGTCTTCCCCGTGCACAGCGCCAACGGCTGGAAGGTCTGGGCGACGGAGCGGCTGCTCGATGCTGCGCGCACGATCCTCTTCCCGCTCTACGCATCCCTCTTCACGCCCGTCTGGCTGCGCATGCTCGGCGCCCGCATCGGCCGCGATGCCGAGATCTCGACGGTGCTGCTCATCCCCACCATGACGACCGTGCACTCCGGAGCCTTCCTCGCCGACGACACGCTCGTCGCCTCCTACGAGCTGGGCGGCGGCTGGGTGCGCATCGCGCATGCCGAGATCGGAGAGCGGGCCTTCCTCGGCAACTCCGGCATGGCGAGCGCCGGCAACCGCATCCCGAACGACGCCCTCGTCGCGGTGCTCTCGGCAGCGCCCCGCAAGTCGAAGAAGGGCTCGTCGTGGCTCGGCTCCCCGCCCGTGCGGCTGCGGCGCACGCCGGTCGAGACCGACATCGCCCGCACCTACGAGCCGCCGCTGCGGCTGCGCGTCGCCCGCACGCTGTGGGAGCTGTGCCGCATCGTTCCGGTGTTCGTCACGATCGCGATCGGCATCGGCGTCATGCTCACCCTGCTGTGGGTGGCGGATGCGTGGGGCGGGCTCGCGGCGGTGCTGCTGAGCGGCGTCGTGATGCTCGCCGCCGGCGCCGTCGCGGCCGGTGTCAGCACGGCCGCGAAGTGGGCGCTCGTCGGTCGGATCCCGGCGGCCGAGACGCCGCTGTGGTCGTCGTTCGTGTGGCGCAGCGAGGTCGCAGACACCTTCGTCGAGATGGTGGCTGCGCCCTGGTTCGCACAGTCTGCGGCCGGCACCCCAGCGCTCGTCTGGTGGCTGCGCAGCCTCGGCGCGACGATCGGGCACGGCGTCTGGTGCGAGAGCTACTGGCTGCCGGAGGCCGACCTCGTGACGCTCGGGGATGCATCCACCGTCAACCGCGGCTGCGTGGTCCAGACCCACCTCTTCCACGACCGGATCATGTCGATCGACGCCGTCACGCTCGATCACGGCGCGACGCTCGGTCCGCACAGCGTCATCCTGCCCGCCGCCCGCATCGGCGAGCACGCCACCGTCGGCCCCGCCTCGCTCGTCATGCGCGGCGAGCTCGTGCCCGATCGCAGCCGCTGGAGCGGCAACCCGATCGGGCCGTGGCGCGAGGTGAAGGTCGCCGACTACCATGCGGTGAGCACATGA
- a CDS encoding M1 family metallopeptidase: MSRSSQSPAPATQPVGGEPYAPASGSLGWSALHYDLELQYRMATNRLDAVARITGRAERELTAIGLDLVGLRVGKVVVDGERRTQHAQRPGRLTVTPAAPIAAGATFELEIAYSGSPAPRRSPWGTVGWEELEDGVIVASQPTGAPTWYPCNDRPSNKATHRIRITTEQSYRVIATGALVDERTSSGRTTRTFESRVPVATYLTTVQIGRYVRRATSQDEVPVVAYYPPALERRVLADLAPLPRMLTCFVERFGPYPFDDYTVVVTADDLEIPLESQAGAVFGANLIDGHGGEERLVAHELAHQWFGNSVGVAGWQHIWLNEGLACYAEWLWSEAAGRQSTDELAREHHRLLQRLPQDIVLGDPGAALMFDDRIYKRGALLVHALRLTLGDVRLFGLLHDWTALHAQSTATTEDFRRLANKASDAPLDALFDAWLVETALPPLPVSQVRTGSAKARHRR; encoded by the coding sequence ATGAGCCGCAGCAGCCAGAGCCCAGCGCCCGCCACGCAGCCCGTCGGCGGCGAGCCCTACGCCCCCGCATCCGGCAGCCTCGGCTGGAGCGCGCTGCACTACGACCTCGAGCTGCAGTACCGCATGGCCACGAATCGGCTCGACGCTGTCGCGCGCATCACCGGGCGCGCCGAGCGCGAGCTGACGGCGATCGGGCTCGACCTCGTCGGCCTGCGCGTCGGCAAGGTCGTGGTCGACGGCGAGCGCCGCACGCAGCACGCACAGCGGCCGGGCAGGCTCACCGTCACGCCGGCGGCGCCGATCGCCGCGGGTGCGACGTTCGAGCTCGAGATCGCCTACTCCGGATCCCCCGCGCCACGCAGAAGCCCCTGGGGGACGGTCGGCTGGGAGGAGCTCGAGGACGGCGTGATCGTCGCCTCGCAGCCCACCGGCGCCCCCACCTGGTACCCGTGCAACGACCGCCCCTCGAACAAGGCGACCCACCGCATCCGCATCACCACCGAGCAGAGCTACCGGGTCATCGCGACGGGCGCGCTCGTCGATGAGCGCACGAGCTCAGGGCGCACGACCCGCACCTTCGAGAGCCGCGTGCCGGTCGCCACCTACCTCACCACCGTGCAGATCGGTCGGTATGTGCGCCGCGCGACCTCACAGGACGAGGTGCCGGTCGTGGCGTACTACCCACCGGCGCTCGAGCGGCGGGTGCTCGCGGATCTCGCACCGCTGCCGCGCATGCTCACGTGCTTCGTCGAGCGCTTCGGGCCCTACCCCTTCGATGACTACACCGTGGTCGTCACGGCCGACGACCTGGAGATACCGCTGGAGTCGCAGGCGGGTGCGGTGTTCGGCGCCAACCTCATCGACGGGCACGGCGGCGAGGAGCGCCTCGTCGCGCACGAGCTCGCGCATCAGTGGTTCGGCAACAGCGTCGGGGTGGCCGGCTGGCAGCACATCTGGCTCAACGAGGGGCTCGCGTGCTACGCGGAGTGGCTGTGGTCGGAAGCGGCCGGCAGGCAGTCGACCGACGAGCTCGCGCGCGAGCACCACCGGCTGCTGCAGCGGCTGCCGCAGGACATCGTGCTCGGCGACCCGGGTGCCGCGCTCATGTTCGACGACCGCATCTACAAGCGCGGCGCCCTGCTCGTGCACGCGCTGCGGCTGACGCTCGGCGATGTGCGCCTCTTCGGCCTGCTGCACGACTGGACGGCGCTGCACGCGCAGTCGACCGCGACCACCGAGGATTTCCGGCGGCTGGCGAACAAGGCCTCGGATGCGCCGCTCGACGCGCTCTTCGATGCGTGGCTGGTCGAGACGGCGCTGCCGCCGCTGCCCGTCTCGCAGGTGCGGACCGGCAGTGCGAAGGCCCGCCACCGGCGCTGA
- a CDS encoding ABC-2 transporter permease, with amino-acid sequence MIAAFARFDLLSWFARKQTLLTLLFVVVVGVVLPVPGMAILAAALVTSLMVSAPFLGDEKGRLDTLYGLLPIARSTVVIGRVIALVTYYLSAAALATAVTLVMAAVRGDQVAPGILLIAHAAAAAIVGLSLALQLPVFFRIGYSRGRLMAYAPAFVVAGGAWLGQATGMLAPLQQALASTPVEVMVLVGILIGIVGIVIATALAARMYRGRAL; translated from the coding sequence ATGATCGCCGCATTCGCACGCTTCGACCTGCTCTCGTGGTTCGCCCGGAAGCAGACGCTCCTCACGCTGCTGTTCGTCGTCGTGGTCGGCGTCGTGCTGCCCGTGCCGGGGATGGCGATCCTGGCTGCAGCGCTCGTCACCTCGCTCATGGTCTCGGCGCCGTTCCTGGGCGACGAGAAGGGCCGCCTCGACACGCTCTACGGGCTGCTGCCGATTGCGCGCAGCACGGTGGTCATCGGTCGCGTCATCGCGCTGGTGACCTATTACCTCTCCGCCGCCGCGCTCGCCACTGCCGTGACGCTCGTGATGGCCGCCGTGCGCGGCGATCAGGTGGCGCCGGGGATCCTGCTGATCGCGCACGCTGCGGCCGCGGCGATCGTCGGCCTGTCGTTGGCGCTGCAGCTGCCCGTGTTCTTCCGCATCGGCTACTCCCGCGGGCGCCTCATGGCCTACGCCCCGGCGTTCGTGGTGGCGGGTGGGGCCTGGCTCGGACAGGCCACCGGCATGCTCGCTCCGCTGCAGCAGGCGCTGGCCAGCACGCCCGTCGAGGTCATGGTGCTCGTCGGCATCCTGATCGGCATCGTCGGGATCGTCATCGCGACGGCCCTGGCAGCGCGGATGTATCGCGGCCGAGCGCTCTGA
- a CDS encoding ABC transporter ATP-binding protein — protein MTDNLARIEDLRVQRPSFELDGISFAVPRGTVVGLVGPNGAGKTTAIRAMLGLIAPDGGRAETFGLPAGSPHALARTGIVLDQPTAAEEWKVPTLGRRIAPFYPQWDEQRFVDLLARLSVPQSRRVGELSRGEGIKLSLATALAQTPELLILDEPSSGLDPASRREIAAIIREFMVDPDHAVLVSTHITAELEGLADDLVVLVGGRIAHHGPLHEVVEQFAMARGAGAVPDGPVVGVQRSGEQWSGLIRMEDSAGFGAEVVIDAASIDDIVVHLGAERAEVAA, from the coding sequence ATGACTGACAACCTGGCGAGGATCGAAGATCTGCGCGTCCAGCGACCGAGCTTCGAGCTCGACGGCATCTCGTTCGCGGTGCCGCGCGGCACGGTCGTCGGGCTGGTGGGCCCCAACGGGGCGGGCAAGACCACCGCGATCCGAGCGATGCTCGGGCTCATCGCCCCCGATGGCGGTCGCGCCGAGACCTTCGGTCTCCCGGCTGGTTCGCCGCACGCACTCGCGCGCACAGGCATCGTGCTCGACCAGCCCACCGCCGCAGAGGAGTGGAAGGTGCCGACGCTCGGCCGTCGCATCGCGCCGTTCTACCCGCAGTGGGATGAGCAGCGGTTCGTCGACCTGCTCGCCAGGCTGTCGGTGCCGCAGTCACGCCGCGTCGGTGAGCTCTCGCGCGGCGAGGGCATCAAGCTCTCGCTCGCGACGGCGCTCGCGCAGACGCCGGAGCTGCTGATCCTCGACGAGCCCTCCAGTGGGCTCGACCCTGCCTCCCGCCGCGAGATCGCCGCCATCATCCGCGAGTTCATGGTCGACCCCGACCATGCCGTGCTGGTCTCGACGCACATCACCGCAGAGCTCGAGGGCCTCGCCGACGACCTCGTCGTGCTCGTGGGCGGGCGCATCGCCCACCACGGGCCGCTGCACGAGGTGGTCGAGCAGTTCGCGATGGCGCGCGGCGCGGGCGCGGTGCCCGACGGCCCCGTCGTCGGTGTGCAGCGCTCCGGTGAGCAGTGGTCGGGACTCATCCGCATGGAGGACTCGGCGGGCTTCGGCGCTGAGGTGGTGATCGATGCCGCGAGCATCGACGACATCGTCGTGCACCTCGGTGCTGAGCGAGCGGAGGTCGCCGCATGA
- a CDS encoding GntR family transcriptional regulator produces MRVVVSTSSSTPIYEQIKAQVRTAILSGEVQAGQSLPSLRQFAADLRVSIVTVTRAYNDLIAEGLVQSAHGRGFVVLEIDPGTASTALHERVDELLRETILAARDARLGRADIHDRLDEIWRKHD; encoded by the coding sequence ATGCGCGTTGTGGTCTCGACGAGCTCGAGCACACCGATCTATGAGCAGATCAAGGCTCAGGTGCGCACGGCGATCCTCTCGGGTGAGGTGCAGGCGGGGCAGTCGCTGCCGTCGCTGCGACAGTTCGCGGCGGATCTGCGGGTGAGCATCGTCACCGTCACCCGCGCCTACAACGACCTCATCGCCGAAGGGCTGGTGCAGAGCGCACACGGGCGCGGCTTCGTGGTGCTCGAGATCGATCCGGGCACCGCGAGCACGGCGCTGCACGAACGCGTCGACGAGCTGCTGCGGGAGACCATCCTCGCCGCTCGCGACGCCCGCCTCGGCAGGGCAGACATCCATGACCGGCTTGACGAGATCTGGAGGAAGCATGACTGA
- a CDS encoding 4-phosphopantetheinyl transferase, with protein MREVRAPGRAAGHDLLRAVVAELAGVDRASVSIVQRCPDCGGPHGRPVVMEPSAARGIGVSLAHAGEHHVVAAMTGARVGVDAEPRETSPVRLEALRALLRHDTPDPLLHWTRVEAVLKADGRGLRVEPADVLLEPTADGLTASVPGSSRRFAVHEIALDDALVVSVAIAR; from the coding sequence GTGCGCGAGGTGCGCGCGCCCGGCCGTGCTGCGGGTCACGACCTGCTGCGCGCCGTCGTCGCCGAGCTCGCCGGCGTCGACCGCGCCTCCGTCTCGATCGTGCAGCGCTGCCCCGACTGCGGCGGGCCGCACGGGCGCCCGGTGGTGATGGAGCCGTCCGCGGCGCGCGGCATCGGCGTCTCGCTGGCACACGCGGGCGAGCATCACGTGGTCGCGGCGATGACCGGCGCTCGCGTCGGCGTGGATGCGGAGCCTCGCGAGACGTCGCCGGTGCGGCTCGAAGCGCTGCGCGCGCTGCTGCGGCACGACACGCCCGACCCGCTGCTGCACTGGACCCGCGTCGAGGCCGTGCTGAAGGCGGATGGGCGCGGCCTGCGGGTCGAGCCGGCCGACGTCCTGCTGGAGCCGACCGCCGACGGCCTCACCGCATCCGTGCCCGGCTCCTCGCGGCGATTCGCCGTGCACGAGATCGCGCTCGATGACGCGCTCGTCGTGAGCGTCGCGATCGCTCGGTAG
- a CDS encoding AarF/UbiB family protein yields MPDVASPRARYRRILRFAARHLTTMWWFEILLPSIGLSRLAARGRGARLTRLARRFHHLAVELGGLMIKVGQFMSSRLDVLPPEITSGLEGLQDEAPPVPFAPLREAIEEELGMPIETAYAAIDPQPLAAASLGQAHRATLTPFDAAQLGTAAAVVKVQRPGIQAIVDADLAALRVVGRWLSRVRLVRDRVDMPALVEEFAQTSLDEVDYLHEAASAERFAADFADDPRVAVPQVVWERTTRRVLTLADVTAIKLTDGDALRAAGIDPSEVAQAFAAVMFDQLFVHGFFHADPHPGNLFVTPGDGSDGSAPWTLTFIDFGMMGEVPGSTRRGLRSLLIAAAARDGRGMVEAIQDLGALLPSADTAELERAMTRAFARFGGMGFAELREVDPREFRDFALEFQDLMRTLPFQLPEHFLLVIRAMSLTSGVCSTLDPQFNLWDAVEPYAGRLVREERGNVARAAVEEGIAIAKTAVGLPRRLDALVTRVEEGRLAIETPRLERRIARLERAAARVVSAMLFAGLLVAGALVRGDDETLSTVLMIVAAVPLLHAVLAGLVQRSRE; encoded by the coding sequence ATGCCCGACGTCGCAAGTCCGCGCGCCCGTTACCGGCGCATCCTTCGCTTCGCCGCGCGCCACCTGACGACGATGTGGTGGTTCGAGATCCTGCTGCCGAGCATCGGGCTCTCACGCCTCGCCGCTCGAGGGCGCGGCGCCCGGCTGACACGGCTCGCGCGCCGCTTCCATCACCTCGCGGTCGAGCTCGGCGGGCTCATGATCAAGGTCGGGCAGTTCATGTCGTCGCGGCTCGACGTGCTGCCGCCCGAGATCACGAGCGGGCTCGAGGGGCTGCAGGACGAGGCGCCGCCCGTGCCGTTCGCGCCGTTGCGCGAGGCGATCGAGGAAGAGCTCGGCATGCCGATCGAGACGGCGTACGCCGCGATCGACCCGCAGCCGCTCGCCGCTGCATCCCTCGGCCAGGCGCACAGAGCCACGCTCACGCCCTTCGACGCAGCCCAGCTCGGCACCGCGGCGGCGGTCGTGAAGGTGCAGCGGCCCGGCATCCAGGCGATCGTCGACGCCGATCTCGCGGCGCTCCGCGTCGTCGGCCGCTGGCTGAGCCGCGTGCGCCTGGTGCGGGACCGCGTCGACATGCCGGCCCTGGTCGAGGAGTTCGCGCAGACCAGCCTCGACGAGGTCGACTACCTGCACGAGGCCGCGAGCGCGGAGCGATTCGCGGCCGACTTCGCCGATGACCCGCGGGTCGCCGTGCCGCAGGTCGTGTGGGAGCGCACCACGCGCCGCGTGCTGACGCTCGCAGACGTGACCGCCATCAAGCTCACCGACGGTGACGCGCTGCGCGCAGCGGGCATCGATCCCTCCGAGGTCGCGCAGGCCTTCGCTGCCGTGATGTTCGACCAGCTGTTCGTGCACGGCTTCTTCCACGCCGATCCGCATCCTGGCAACCTCTTCGTCACGCCCGGCGACGGCAGCGACGGGAGTGCGCCGTGGACGCTGACCTTCATCGACTTCGGGATGATGGGCGAGGTGCCCGGCAGCACCCGCCGCGGGCTGCGGAGCCTGCTGATCGCAGCCGCCGCGCGCGATGGCCGCGGCATGGTGGAGGCGATCCAGGATCTGGGAGCGCTGCTGCCCTCTGCCGACACCGCCGAGCTCGAGCGCGCGATGACGCGCGCATTCGCACGCTTCGGCGGGATGGGGTTCGCCGAGCTGCGCGAGGTCGACCCGCGAGAGTTCCGAGACTTCGCGCTCGAGTTCCAGGACCTCATGCGCACGCTGCCGTTCCAGCTGCCGGAGCACTTCCTGCTCGTCATCCGCGCGATGTCGCTCACCTCCGGCGTCTGCAGCACGCTCGATCCGCAGTTCAACCTGTGGGATGCCGTCGAGCCCTACGCGGGCAGGCTCGTGCGGGAGGAGCGCGGCAACGTGGCTCGTGCCGCCGTCGAGGAGGGCATCGCGATCGCCAAGACCGCTGTCGGCCTGCCACGACGCCTCGACGCGCTCGTCACGCGGGTGGAGGAGGGCAGGCTGGCGATCGAGACGCCCCGGCTCGAGCGCCGCATCGCGCGCCTCGAGCGCGCCGCAGCGCGCGTCGTCTCCGCCATGCTCTTCGCGGGCCTGCTGGTGGCAGGCGCACTGGTGCGGGGCGATGACGAGACGCTGAGCACCGTGCTCATGATCGTGGCCGCGGTGCCGCTGCTGCACGCGGTGCTCGCCGGCCTCGTGCAGCGGTCGCGCGAGTGA
- a CDS encoding PadR family transcriptional regulator: MHGSFADAGFDRGSHVWEAMDQLRSAFDKRGSSTRMGRGDVRAAVLALLVERPMHGYQIIQEIEERSGGAWKPSPGSVYPTLQLLADEGLISAEESNGRKTYALSEAGRAVADESAQRSAPWEAPGRGSTGASALPKAGIELAQAAAQVGRTGSPEQVQQAVTVLEEARRRLYSILAQD, translated from the coding sequence ATGCACGGTTCATTCGCAGACGCAGGCTTCGACCGCGGTTCCCACGTGTGGGAGGCGATGGATCAGCTGCGCTCCGCCTTCGACAAGCGGGGCAGCAGCACGCGCATGGGACGCGGCGACGTGCGCGCGGCGGTGCTCGCGCTGCTCGTCGAGCGCCCGATGCACGGCTACCAGATCATCCAGGAGATCGAGGAGCGCAGCGGGGGCGCGTGGAAGCCGAGCCCCGGTTCGGTGTACCCGACCCTGCAGCTGCTCGCCGATGAGGGGCTCATCAGCGCCGAGGAGTCGAACGGCCGCAAGACCTACGCGCTCAGCGAGGCCGGGCGCGCCGTCGCCGACGAGTCCGCGCAACGCTCCGCGCCCTGGGAGGCGCCCGGCCGTGGCAGCACCGGTGCCTCTGCGCTGCCGAAGGCAGGCATCGAGCTCGCCCAGGCTGCCGCCCAGGTGGGGCGCACGGGCAGCCCCGAGCAGGTGCAGCAAGCGGTCACCGTGCTCGAAGAGGCGCGCCGTAGGCTCTACTCGATCCTCGCTCAGGACTGA